AAGTCGCTGTCGCCGCTCCTCTTCGGGTACCTGATGATCCAGTAGAAGAGACGTTGCCACCCACCGAGCTGTGCTCTCCAATTCCTCAACGGAGGTGTACCAGGCCAAATCCACCATTGTAGCAGAATCCCTAAGAGTGTGTTGGCGGATGCGGCACAAGTGGCGCCATTTGTCAAGGCGTCGACGCATACGATGCGGCCCCGCCTCATTTAAATACAGAGTCATTCTTTCCCTTGGTCCAGACGCTTTGCTGTACAGCACCACACGCATGTACTCATGACCCACCGCATGCAGAACCTCGCGCGCAAGACCCGTGTTAAGTAACCGTTGCAAGCGTCCCTTGAGTTCCTGAAGCGCAGGCGCGCCCTTGCTGTCCTTCTCGCTCCGTAGAGGTTGCAAGTAAACGCTAAGCAACTCATCGCGACACCGTTCCAGCGTGCGCTGCCTGAAAATAGCAAGCTCTTCCTGTGTCCAGTCAAGTCCATCAATTACACGTTGCGAAAAGCTCCCTGTCTTAACGTCACCCACTATGGCATACAGAGCGTCACCACCAAATAGGGCCCGAACAGCACCACGCTTCTTCTTACCTATGTCCTCTACCCCACTTCTCCCACCCATATCATACTTACGGCGCTTCTCCGCGTTACCAAGAACACGGTATGCTTTGGTTAAAACATCAAACTGAGACGCTGCTGATTGGCTTGGATTCCTGTCAGGGTGAATTTCAAGAGCAAGACGATTGTAAGCCTCTTTGATTTGCTGCGGTGTTGCGTCCCGTGTAACACCTAGAATTGCATAGTAATCGTCACCTTCACTAGGGTGTGTACCTCCCTTTCGTTCATACCCTACATCTCGCTTGCCCCGGCGCTTGCGACGCGTTTCCCGCTTCATTGCCCGCTCGAACAGTTTTTCCGGTGGTGCCTGAAGTGAGAGAAGTGGATGGGAATTGCCAACAACACCAGAGGGGTACTCATATCTGCAGGAGAGTTCATTCCAGCAGCAACCTGGGCAAAACAGGTAAAATATGGGCGCCCTCAACGTGTGAACACCGCATAGCAGCATCTGTTGCACAGCCGCGTACCATGCAATGGCCATAAAAACAGCTCCCCAGAACAACCCAACACCTGGGGCAATGACTAAAGCCGCTGGTCTCAAGCCTCGCAACCGTATCGCCTCAAGGGATACGGAAAGCGCCAGTAACGGCGAAacgagaaaagaaagcgTTATATTAAGGGCAGCCCCACCCACAGCCCTCACTATATTCCTCGTTGGGCGTGTTGAAAGGATCACACGCCCCTCATCACCTTCTTCCTCACAGCGTCGCTTCAGAAATGCAACTTCCTCCTCCGTTATTAGCGTGAAAACCCTGCGATCGCCTTCTGGTCGgacaaaggaggaaagcCACCATCCTTTACCACTGGTGCGCCGTGCTTGGAGCGGGATGTGTTGCGTCACCGCGGTCAACTGCTGAAGAATGAGCCGCCTGGCTGTTAGTCCACTTGACATGTACCCTAAACCTTTCCATCACCAGAGTCAAA
This sequence is a window from Trypanosoma brucei gambiense DAL972 chromosome 7, complete sequence. Protein-coding genes within it:
- a CDS encoding chaperone protein DNAj, putative, with protein sequence MSSGLTARRLILQQLTAVTQHIPLQARRTSGKGWWLSSFVRPEGDRRVFTLITEEEVAFLKRRCEEEGDEGRVILSTRPTRNIVRAVGGAALNITLSFLVSPLLALSVSLEAIRLRGLRPAALVIAPGVGLFWGAVFMAIAWYAAVQQMLLCGVHTLRAPIFYLFCPGCCWNELSCRYEYPSGVVGNSHPLLSLQAPPEKLFERAMKRETRRKRRGKRDVGYERKGGTHPSEGDDYYAILGVTRDATPQQIKEAYNRLALEIHPDRNPSQSAASQFDVLTKAYRVLGNAEKRRKYDMGGRSGVEDIGKKKRGAVRALFGGDALYAIVGDVKTGSFSQRVIDGLDWTQEELAIFRQRTLERCRDELLSVYLQPLRSEKDSKGAPALQELKGRLQRLLNTGLAREVLHAVGHEYMRVVLYSKASGPRERMTLYLNEAGPHRMRRRLDKWRHLCRIRQHTLRDSATMVDLAWYTSVEELESTARWVATSLLLDHQVPEEERRQRLEALQALAEIFITYGQSYKGANKQTMDALMNSLRDYYQQQKRGEGG